The segment AAAAAAGCAAAATTATATTATAGTGATTTAGATAGTAATAAAGTAAATTATGTATTAGATTTATCAATTAATGTTCAAACATTATTTAATTTAAATAATGAACTTGGTTTAGTAACACATGAAAATGGAAATACAGTAATTGAAGTTTTAAATATTGATAGTATAGAAAAAAATATGAAATAAAAAATAGTGTTTATGAGCAAGTAATGCAAATACAAAAATTTAATATTTTATCTCTTCTAAATGAAGACAAAATTGATTATTTAAGTTGATAATCTTCTTTGTTATTCTAAAAATTAAAGCTTAAAGCAATTATTTAATAATTGCTTTAATTTTAGTAGCAATAATATCAATAGCTACAGTATTATGAAAATCAAAAGGAATAATAATATCAGCATAACGTTTAGTTGGCTCAACAAAAGCATCATGCATAGGTTTAACAGTTAATGCATATTGTTGTAAAACACTGTCAAGAGTACGATTTCTAAAACTAACATCTCGTTTAATTCTTCTTAGTAGTCTAGTATCACTATCAGTATCAACAAAAATTTTGATAGTAGATAATTCACGAATAATAGGATTTTCTAAAGCAAAAATACCATCCAGAATGATAACATCACCCGGACCAATAATCTCAGTGTTTTTACTGCGACTATTGATTTTAAAATCATAAATAGGCTCTTCAATAGCATTGCCGAGTAATAATTGTTCTAAATCATGAATTAATAATTTCATATCAATAGCATTAGGGTGATCAAAATTAGTTTTTTTTCTTTCTTCAACTTTTAAATTACTAAGGTCATGATAATAATTATCCATTTGTACAAAAATGACATTTTTTTTATTACAAGCTTCAGCAATTTTTTCTGCTACTGTTGTTTTTCCTGAAGCACTGCCGCCAGCGATAGCGATTAAATTAATTTTTTTATATTTCACATTTATCTCCTAAAATTTAAGATTGAGTTATTTTATCAAAGTATGATTGTAAAATAATAGCAGCAGCCAATTGATCTTTAACTTGTTTTCTTTTATTTGAAGAAACATTAGATTTAATTAATATTTGCTGCGAAGAATAGGTAGTTCTTCTTTCATCTTGTAAAACAATATTTAGTTTATCATTATTTTGTGTTAATTTAAATTTATCAATAAAATTTAAAACAATTTTTGCGCTGGGGCCGACTGTGCTATCCATGTTTAAAGGATAACCAAAAACAAGAATATCAGCATCATATTCTTTAATAACATTTTGGAGTTGGATAATAGCATTATTAAAATCATGCTCTGGGAAACGAATAGTTTTTCAAGAAAAAGCAATTTTTCCTTCACCACGAGCAAGTCCTAATGTTTTACTACCTAAATCAATGCCTAAATATTTCATAAATTTATTATACTTAATATTTTTTTTAATTTTAATAATATATTAATTTTATAAAAAAATATTTTTTATATTGTAAGTATAATAAAAATGTATTATGTCTATAAATTTTTATCTTTTTTATATTGTTTTTTTCTTCTGCAATTCTTTTTCTTTCTTTTTCAGCTTCTTCAATTCTTTTTTTAATCTTTCTTCTTCAAATTGTTTTTTATTTTCTGAATCTTGTTTTCTTAACTTTTCAATTTCCTTATCTTTATCCATAATAAAAAGATCCTCTTTTCTAATGTTAAATTTTGGATTATTTTTTTCTTTTTTTTAAAAATATCCATAAATTAGTATAAATATTTTTTAAAAAAAAATATATTTTTAAGTTATATTATGAATTAAACAAATAAAGTCATTTTTTTGTTTGATAATGGAAATTGATCTGAATCATAATCAGTGCTATTTATTATCTTTTGTCTTGAATTTTTTTATATTTGAATATATTACTTTATAAGCCTTATTTACTTCATTTATACTATCTTGCATTTTTATTACTTCTGATTTATTAAAAATTGGAATATTACTATTATTTTCTAATTCTATTAATTTTTCTTCTAGTAAACTTATGTTTGTTTTATGAAAATATCTAATTTTTTTTATTAAAGTTTCAAAACTAAAGATTTTATAAAAATTTGAAATAGAAAGAGAAATCATTTGAGAACCTGTTGCTAAGAAAAAAAATAATCATGTTTCTCATTTTTTTAATTTTAATTCAAGTAGATCATGAGATTTTGTAACTTCATATTTAGTAAGTAGTGTTGTTGTTTTAGTAATATTAGTAAAAACAGCATTGAAAAAAAATAACAAAATTGCCATTGAAAATTTTCCACAATTTGATTGTTTTGTAATTCAGTTTGAAATTATTTGAGGACAAATATTAGTTTTAATTTTTAATGTTTCTAATCCTCATTTAAATATATAATTAACTGGTCGTATAGAAAAATAAGTGATTGTATTTGCTAATATAATATTTGGTTTAGTAAAATATTTAATTCAATCACTTATTTTAAAGTTTTCTTGTATAGCATTTGCTATTGCACCTGTCATTATAGAATGTGCCATTAGTCATGTTACTGATTCTAAAAATAAATCAAATAATGAATAATTTATTCTTTCTTTTCATTCTAAAGTATCTAAATTTGTTTTTTTTAATTGCTAAATTGTAAAGGTAAGTGCAACTAAATTATTTTTCTATCCAAATATTCGATTGGTGAAAGATAATTTAGTATTTTTCTTGGTCTTTGGTTTAAAGACAATATAAATTTATGAACTTCATTTTTATTAGTTTTTGAAAAAATAAATTTTTTAGGAAATTTTTCTCTAATTAAACCATTAGTATTTTCATTAGTACCTCTTTGTCAAGGTGAATATGGATTGGCAAAATAAATTTTTATATCTAAATTTTTTTCAAGTTGTTGTCAATTTGAAAATTCTTTGCCACGATCAAAAGTAATAGTTTTAACAATGTTTTTAGGAAGAATTGATAAATAATAACTAACATTTTTATTAATAACTTTAGTAGTTCTGTTTTTAACTAATATTGCTAAAGTAAATCGTGATACTCTTTCAACTAAAGTTATTAAACATGATTTGCTTTTACCTCGTGATGATACTATAGTATCTCCTTCTCAATGACCAAGTGTTATACGATCATTAACATTTATATCTCGTTCTTTAATTGATTTACCATTAAACTTGCCACGATTTTCTTTAGATTTTCGTTTTTTACCTTTTCTTCTTAAATTTTTACTAGTAACTTTATCAAGCATTCCAAAATAAATTCAAGTATAAATTGTTTTAAAACTAATAACTCACTCTTTATGAAAATTTTTAATTCTGCCATAAATTTGTTCAGGTGATCAACCTAATAGTAATTTTTGTTGTACATATTTTACTAAATTCTTATTTTTAAACTTATGAAAACTAAT is part of the Spiroplasma endosymbiont of Lasioglossum villosulum genome and harbors:
- the udk gene encoding uridine kinase, which translates into the protein MKYKKINLIAIAGGSASGKTTVAEKIAEACNKKNVIFVQMDNYYHDLSNLKVEERKKTNFDHPNAIDMKLLIHDLEQLLLGNAIEEPIYDFKINSRSKNTEIIGPGDVIILDGIFALENPIIRELSTIKIFVDTDSDTRLLRRIKRDVSFRNRTLDSVLQQYALTVKPMHDAFVEPTKRYADIIIPFDFHNTVAIDIIATKIKAIIK
- the ruvX gene encoding Holliday junction resolvase RuvX, translating into MKYLGIDLGSKTLGLARGEGKIAFSWKTIRFPEHDFNNAIIQLQNVIKEYDADILVFGYPLNMDSTVGPSAKIVLNFIDKFKLTQNNDKLNIVLQDERRTTYSSQQILIKSNVSSNKRKQVKDQLAAAIILQSYFDKITQS
- a CDS encoding IS30 family transposase; translation: MSYKHLGIDERIYIENQLKFKFKISEIAKNLNRSISTIIREINRNKDNNHYFSLIAQNKAENRKQSHISFHKFKNKNLVKYVQQKLLLGWSPEQIYGRIKNFHKEWVISFKTIYTWIYFGMLDKVTSKNLRRKGKKRKSKENRGKFNGKSIKERDINVNDRITLGHWEGDTIVSSRGKSKSCLITLVERVSRFTLAILVKNRTTKVINKNVSYYLSILPKNIVKTITFDRGKEFSNWQQLEKNLDIKIYFANPYSPWQRGTNENTNGLIREKFPKKFIFSKTNKNEVHKFILSLNQRPRKILNYLSPIEYLDRKII